A section of the Caballeronia sp. M1242 genome encodes:
- a CDS encoding DUF3820 family protein, translated as MDPQDLQRLVTQTMPYGKYKDRLIADLPGHYLAWFAREGFPEGKLGALLALMHEIDHNNLRSLLNPLRR; from the coding sequence ATGGACCCGCAAGACCTGCAGCGTCTCGTGACGCAGACCATGCCTTACGGCAAGTACAAGGACAGACTCATCGCCGACTTGCCCGGTCACTATCTCGCGTGGTTCGCGCGTGAGGGTTTTCCTGAAGGCAAGCTCGGTGCGTTGCTTGCGCTCATGCACGAGATCGATCACAACAATCTGCGCTCATTGCTGAACCCTTTGAGGCGTTGA